One region of Vigna angularis cultivar LongXiaoDou No.4 chromosome 10, ASM1680809v1, whole genome shotgun sequence genomic DNA includes:
- the LOC128194188 gene encoding uncharacterized protein LOC128194188 isoform X4 produces MECLFGFASSVSRDLVCGALNQLRYPCCFKNFVKRLEEEESNLIITKDSVQKFVTHNKKQARKPSEVVDKWLEDAINDVHNVNQLLEEARTQKHCCFGHCPNWIWRYHVGKKLANKTMHLEKVIEEGRKYVPFDRIATLPSNTLHMLLEKGMNFESRQYAYEQLLDAVKNKDVSMIGLYGMGGCGKTTLAMEVRKLVEAEHLFEKVLFVPVSSTVEVRRIQEKIASSLQFEFPETEEMQRAQRLCSRLTQEKNIFIILDDVWENLDFGRIGIPSSEHHKGCKILITSRSEAVCTLMDCQRKIYLPILTDEEAWTLFQNKALITEATSDTLKEIGRLISNQCKGLPVAIAAVACSLKGKTETVWRVALNKLRHSKPINIERGLTDPYKCLQLSYDNLDTKEAKSLFLLCSVFPEDFEIQIEILTRCAIGLGVVGEVDSYEEARSEVIAAKIKLVSCCLLLDADHERVKMHDIVRDVAHIIAKDENKMIKCEVEKDVRVEQNSVRYLWCVKFPNDLDCSNLEFLRLRTKMKEFDGIFKRMGMLKVLILENDDDKERTLSTISFETLTNLRYLLIENYELSDFSFFGGMKNLQSLSLFNCLLPSFPELQTDVAITLKLLDLNGCNIKVKNFEVIKRIPLLEELYIIEGPWDANSEDQIEFFKTFSVPETLQRYVIVLGARQFDRFNYEGIYIHGRTLLLHHFDISNEVIKGLAKTAKDLFVATILGGAKNIIPDIFQIEGGGLDELNKLEINHSEELECLIDTRSHSSEVVTLFSKLHTLGIENMRNLRVLWNCFLPANGPFENLEKLYLSYCPGLTSLFTYVVARSFVKLKILKISSCDELKYILADDDKTEEGEDVQIFQNLQDVKINSCRELKHIFPANIVGGLTQLKVVEIEKCDKLHQIIGDIVPSTDRDKLIEKGTVSSRTSLKIKRCGKLGSIFTTSLEELYIRGCKTLKDIVTLERVNKNQEESIVEDEPDCQSDISIFQSLKKIHISECELLEGIFPVSFVGEWNDITNKEDADLKDFSSRNNTQIELPALQVLELRRIRDRTIVGSYDVICPSLTTLSLDIGRYVGFFNINCSSDASEATKRDSIAIKISNSDFDPPVESVECLSKQPHGLNLIMTHNIREIELKGFDKAKYLFKLSIASSLTMLEILRIKECGGLEYIIDTDDEYGKENMKAIFPNLKVLSVYDCFQLKYMFGQYDVANKDYKEIHIQFSALKMLFLGNLPKFVSICSTNNLIVTWPSLKDFDCFECLCPFYGSREPIITSTKNHLPTLQTLSISHSDAERIFCLNEHEMIGQQVSLRLEYLMLESLPQMTYIWVGPNNSLTLQHLTTLEIRKCEKLEVIFPKSVVRFLPELKLLKITKCKELREIIEGDRNLSNLVSPQPCFPKLEALQVDHCQKLKRFFSGSASNDLPNLHLLAINGANELEELVGCKQGKIKVELPRLKLLIFTHLENFSQEIELHNVKNCIVYKCPKLSLTSTTTFQKLLEDFPRKDFVNTEVRSWQFEFIVKSIYRHSTINDSSEFTSSEKIEDVGNESIKSSSTGVEDISIGGAVATHIAKVVEQDDKMNEGKPGIVASQGIQVQEGLNLLHKQEGIYVAPNNNNDISSASADVRTRLGAYKHFVDLDDAQISLLVEGITTYPHLWNASKKFSERFQAWRLKILADMLLFVQKESVDSIIPQSEKEFHKLCEEAIEVGFESSWVEEIRQRVVGRDPNLEEDIAKRQINENSKRYSSWDMVRDSQDTEQGNGPKIRLEEGSDLVDKESEIGVVSTDHIVAPRNEESEQEFVAEVSTSEIPRIATSLTNSQTVEKPTPSNPLVDTQDTSEPCLMEQKKPLGEIPKSIDQVAVEEIIAKNTNMAASSILSQSDTSKLDPTVTLQRKSHSHSEVKSSQTEARIAKESEGHPKIIQDFGANDITSLFAPVVVGKKGEDKLVGKTLAELEKYLKMSLKDIVSSETNSLHLLSALNFLSNLPFKDVNVSDGLKHIIDTMHRHFPSILFSFKQGFATTDKLAELEARANEVTIKKKFYDEVQQKEVVLKQQIIRLKEEIRVCEVALSSLEEEKNKCIAETVEYKTELENARTDESQMLEVAHKWSVLCSEYELNRMAATNIP; encoded by the exons ATGGAGTGTCTCTTTGGTTTTGCATCTTCTGTTTCAAGAGATTTAGTGTGTGGAGCATTAAATCAATTACGTTATCCTTGTTGCTTTAAAAATTTCGTCAAAAGgcttgaagaagaagagagcAATTTGATTATAACGAAAGATAGTGTCCAAAAATTTGTTACGCACAACAAGAAACAAGCGAGAAAGCCCAGTGAAGTTGTGGACAAGTGGCTGGAAGATGCTATCAATGATGTACACAATGTCAATCAGTTGCTGGAAGAGGCAAGAACACAAAAACATTGTTGCTTTGGGCACTGCCCAAATTGGATTTGGCGATATCATGTTGGAAAAAAGTTAGCAAACAAAACTATGCACCTCGAAAAGGTCATTGAAGAGGGCAGAAAATATGTGCCATTTGACCGCATCGCTACGCTTCCTTCAAACACCCTTCATATGCTTTTAGAAAAAGGCATGAATTTTGAGAGCAGACAATATGCTTATGAGCAACTACTTGATGCAGTGAAAAATAAGGATGTTTCCATGATTGGGTTGTATGGGATGGGAGGTTGTGGTAAAACCACATTAGCAATGGAGGTTAGGAAATTAGTAGAAGCAGAGCatctttttgaaaaagttcTTTTTGTACCTGTTTCTAGTACCGTGGAAGTTCGGAGGATTCAAGAAAAAATAGCAAGTTCACTGCAATTTGAATTTCCAGAAACGGAAGAAATGCAGAGAGCCCAAAGATTGTGCTCAAGATTAACTCAAGAgaagaatatttttataattctcGATGATGTGTGGGAAAACCTTGACTTTGGTCGTATTGGGATTCCTTCTTCTGAACACCATAAAGGATGCAAGATTCTCATTACCAGTAGATCAGAAGCAGTTTGTACTTTAATGGACTGTCAAAGAAAGATTTACTTGCCAATTTTAACGGATGAAGAAGCATGGACTCTTTTCCAAAATAAAGCACTTATAACAGAAGCCACCTCTGATACCTTAAAGGAAATAGGAAGATTAATTTCCAATCAATGTAAAGGATTGCCGGTTGCCATTGCAGCTGTTGCTTGTAGTTTGAAGGGAAAAACTGAGACGGTATGGAGGGTTGCATTGAATAAATTGAGACATTCTAAGCCAATAAATATTGAAAGAGGTTTGACTGATCCCTACAAGTGCCTGCAGTTGAGCTATGATAATTTAGATACTAAAGAAGCTAAATCACTTTTCCTGTTGTGCTCTGTGTTTCctgaagattttgaaattcaaattgaaattttaacaaGATGTGCAATAGGATTAGGTGTAGTTGGAGAAGTTGACTCATATGAAGAGGCAAGGAGTGAAGTGATTGCAGCTAAAATTAAGCTTGTTAGTTGTTGTTTATTGTTGGATGCAGATCATGAACGTGTCAAAATGCATGACATAGTTCGTGATGTGGCCCACATAATAGCAAAAGATGAGAATAAGATGATCAAGTGTGAAGTGGAGAAAGATGTTAGAGTGGAACAAAATTCAGTTAGATATCTATGGTGTGTGAAATTTCCAAATGATTTGGATTGCTCCAATCTTGAGTTTTTACGCTTACGGACAAAGATGAAAGAATTTGATGGGATTTTCAAAAGAATGGGAATGCTCAAAGTTTTGATTCTTGAAAACGATGACGATAAGGAAAGAACATTGTCAACAATATCTTTCGAAACATTAACAAATCTTCGTTATCTATTGATTGAGAATTATGAATTGAGCGACTTCTCATTTTTTGGCGGTATGAAGAATCTTCAAAGTCTCTCGTTATTTAATTGTTTACTGCCTTCATTTCCTGAATTACAAACCGATGTTGCGATTACACTAAAATTGTTAGACTTAAATGGTTGTAACATTAAAGTGAAGAATTTTGAAGTGATTAAAAGAATCCCGCTTTTGGAAGAGTTGTACATTATTGAAGGACCGTGGGATGCTAACAGTGAGGACCAAATTGAATTCTTTAAGACGTTTAGCGTTCCCGAAACACTTCAAAGGTATGTAATTGTGTTAGGGGCCCGTCAATTTGACCGTTTTAATTATGAAGGTATTTACATTCATGGCAGAACTTTATTACTTCACCATTTTGACATATCAAATGAGGTAATAAAGGGTTTGGCAAAAACAGCAAAGGATCTATTTGTTGCAACTATTCTTGGAGGTGCAAAAAATATCATCCctgatatatttcaaattgaagGAGGAGGTTTGGATGAGTTGAATAAGTTGGAGATAAATCATTCTGAAGAGTTAGAATGTTTGATTGACACTCGTAGTCACTCGAGTGAGGTGGTAACTCTCTTCTCCAAGTTGCATACGCTTGGAATTGAGAACATGAGAAATCTAAGAGTTCTATGGAATTGTTTTCTACCTGCCAATGGGCCTTTTGAGAACTTAGAGAAGCTGTATTTAAGTTATTGTCCAGGACTGACATCTCTCTTCACGTATGTTGTTGCTCgaagttttgtaaaattgaaaatattaaaaatatcaagttGTGATGAACTGAAGTATATATTAGCAGATGATGACAAAACGGAGGAAGGTGAAGATGTACAAATTTTCCAAAATCTGCAAGATGTAAAGATAAATAGCTGTCgagaattaaaacatatatttccaGCCAACATTGTTGGAGGCTTAACTCAATTGAAAGTTGTTGAGATAGAAAAATGTGACAAGCTACATCAAATAATTGGAGATATTGTTCCATCAACAGACCGTGATAAACTAATAGAGAAAG GAACTGTATCCAGCCGTACAAGTCTTAAGATAAAACGTTGTGGGAAGTTAGGCTCAATTTTTACAACTTCTTTGGAAGAATTGTACATACGAGGGTGCAAAACTTTGAAGGATATAGTAACTCTAGAAAGGGTCAATAAAAATCAGGAGGAAAGCATTGTTGAGGATGAGCCTGATTGTCAGAGTGATATTTCAATCTTCCAAAGTTTGAAGAAGATACATATCAGTGAATGTGAGTTATTGGAGGGTATATTCCCTGTTTCTTTTGTTGGAGAATGGAATgatataacaaataaagaggATGCGGATTTGAAAGACTTCTCTAGTCGAAATAATACTCAAATTGAGCTTCCTGCTTTACAAGTACTTGAACTTCGTCGTATTCGGGACAGAACCATTGTTGGTAGTTATGATGTGATATGTCCATCTTTAACAACACTATCATTGGATATTGGGAGATATGTTGGGTTTTTCAACATAAATTGTTCAAGCGATGCTTCAGAAGCTACAAAAAGGGATTCTATTGCAATCAAG ATATCGAACTCAGATTTTGATCCGCCGGTTGAAAGTGTTGAATGTCTTTCAAAACAACCACATGGTTTGAACTTGATTATGACACACAATATTAGAGAGATTGAACTGAAAGGCTTTGATAAGGCAAAGTACCTTTTTAAACTGTCCATTGCTTCATCATTGACGATGTTGGAAATTTTGAGAATTAAGGAATGTGGTGGACTTGAGTACATTATAGACACTGATGATGAATATGGCAAAGAGAATATGAAAGCTATCTTTCCTAACTTAAAAGTGCTCTCAGTGTATGACTGTTTCcaattgaaatatatgtttgGGCAATATGACGTAGCTAATAAGGATTATAAGGAGATTCATATCCAATTCTCAGCATTGAAAATGCTCTTTCTTGGGAATCTACCAAAGTTTGTTAGCATTTGTTCTACCAACAATCTCATTGTGACGTGGCCATCTTTGAAGGACTTTGATTGTTTCGAATGTTTGTGTCCATTTTATGGTTCAAGAGAGCCTATTATCACAAGTACGAAG AACCATCTCCCCACTTTGCAAACTCTAAGCATATCACATTCTGATGCAGAACGTATTTTTTGTCTTAATGAACATGAAATGATTGGCCAACAAGTGAGTTTAAGGTTAGAGTACTTGATGTTAGAATCTCTACCTCAAATGACTTATATTTGGGTGGGTCCCAACAATTCGCTTACTCTCCAACATCTTACCACATTAGAAATAAGGAAATGTGAAAAGTTGGAAGTAATCTTTCCAAAGTCTGTTGTAAGATTCTTACCAGAGTTGAAGCTTTTGAAGATAACGAAATGCaaagaattaagagaaataATTGAAGGGGATAGAAATTTGTCTAATCTTGTTTCTCCTCAACCATGCTTCCCAAAACTAGAAGCATTGCAAGTTGATCATTGCCAGAAGTTGAAAAGATTTTTCTCTGGATCTGCTTCTAATGACCTTCCGAATCTTCATCTTCTGGCCATAAATGGAGCCAATGAACTAGAAGAGCTTGTTGGATGTAAACAAGGAAAGATTAAAGTGGAGCTTCCAAGActcaaacttttaatatttacgCATCTGGAAAACTTCAGTCAAGAGATTGAATTGCATAATGTAAAGAATTGCATTGTCTACAAATGTCCAAAACTCTCTTTGACTTCAACAACTACATTTCAGAAGCTCCTTGAAGATTTTCCTCGCAAAG ATTTCGTAAACACTGAAGTTCGTAGTTGGCAATttgaattcatagtaaaatcTATATACCGCCATTCAACTATTAATGATAGCAGTGAGTTCACTTCATCAGAG AAGATTGAGGACGTAGGAAATGAGAGCATTAAATCTTCATCCACTGGAGTTGAAGACATTAGCATTGGAGGTGCTGTTGCAACTCACATTGCCAAGGTAGTTGAACAAGATGATAAGATGAATGAAGGCAAGCCAGGAATAGTGGCAAGCCAAGGAATCCAAGTACAAGAAGGGTTGAACCTTTTGCATAAACAAGAGGGAATATATGTTGCTCCTAACAACAACAATGACATTTCTTCAG CTTCTGCAGATGTCCGTACAAGATTGGGAGCATATAAACATTTTGTTGATCTGGATGATGCACAGATTTCTCTTCTCGTGGAGGGAATAACAACATATCCTCATCTCTGGAATGCTTCCAAGAAGTTTAGTGAGCGCTTTCAAGCTTGGAGGTTGAAAATTTTGGCAGATATGTTGTTGTTCGTCCAGAAGGAAAGTGTGGATAGTATTATTCCTCAAAGTGAAAAAGAGTTCCATAAACTATGTGAAGAAGCTATTGAAGTTGGATTTGAGAGTTCATGGGTAGAGGAAATTCGTCAACGTGTTGTGGGGAGGGATCCTAATCTGGAAGAGGACATTGCTAAGAGACAAATAAATGAGAATTCTAAGAG GTATAGTAGTTGGGACATGGTACGAGATTCCCAGGATACTGAACAAGGTAATGGGCCTAAGATTCGCTTGGAAGAAGGTTCTGACTTGGTTGATAAAGAAAGTGAAATAGGTGTTGTTTCTACTGACCATATTGTGGCTCCGAGAAATGAAGAATCAgagcaggaatttgttgcagaaGTTTCCACTTCAGAAATACCAAGAATAGCAACATCATTAACAAACTCGCAAACAGTTGAGAAGCCAACACCTTCAAAT CCATTGGTGGACACACAGGACACTAGTGAACCGTGTTTGATGGAGCAGAAAAAACCACTTGGTGAAATTCCAAAG AGTATTGATCAAGTTGCTGTAGAGGAAATCATAGCAAAGAACACCAATATGGCAGCTTCATCAATTCTTTCCCAATCCGACACCTCTAAGTTGGATCCAACAGTTACTTTACAACGTAAATCACATTCAcat AGTGAAGTTAAGAGCAGCCAAACTGAGGCACGCATCGCTAAAGAAAGTGAAGGCCATCCTAAAATCATTCAAGACTTTGGGGCCAATGATATCACGAGTTTATTTGCACCAGTTGTTGTTGGGAAAAAGGGTGAAGATAAGCTAGTTGGAAAGACCCTTGCTGAGTTAGAAAAGTATCTGAAGATGTCTCTGAAGGATATAGTTAGCTCTGAGACTAACAGCCTTCATCTTTTGTCTGCTCTTAATTTCCTGTCCAACCTTCCTTTCAAAGATGTGAATGTATCAGATGGACTCAAACATATTATAGACACTATGCACCGACACTTCCCAAGCATTCTATTCTCCTTTAAGCAAGGCTTTGCCACCACTGACAAGTTGGCAGAACTTGAAGCTCGTGCGAATGAGGTGACCATTAAAAAGAAGTTCTATGATGAAGTTCAACAGAAGGAAGTAGTTTTGAAGCAACAAATCATTAGGTTGAAGGAAGAAATAAGAGTTTGTGAGGTTGCCTTATCATCTCTGgaggaggaaaaaaacaaatgCATTGCGGAAACTGTAGAATACAAAACGGAGCTTGAAAATGCAAGGACAGACGAATCTCAAATGTTGGAGGTGGCTCATAAATGGTCAGTTCTGTGTAGTGAATATGAGCTCAATCGCATGGCTGCTACAAATATCCCGTGA